The genomic region TAAAAAGGTGCTTCAATACACCTATGAGAATGGGCTTAAGGCGCTGCCCACTTTTGGTGTTGTTCCTGTATTCGGGGCCATTGGCAATCTTATTAGTCTGCCTGGTTTAGATATCAATTTGATGATGCTACTTCATGGAGAGCAGTATACTGAAATTGTTAAATCTCCCCTGCCAATAAACGCCAAAGTTATTAGTTCAGGCAAGGTGACCGGCATTTACGACAAGGTTAAGGGAGCGCTGCTTGTAATGGATGTTGATTCCAAGGATGCTGATACCGGTGAAATTATGATAAAAAATACATTCTCGGCATATATTCGTGGCGAGGGTGGATTCGGGAAGCCGGATGATCCTAAGGCTCCTGAGCCTGGTAATGAACCGCCAGATCGAGAACCCGATAAGGTAATTGAATATCCCACAATGACACATCAGGCAATTCTATACCGCCTATCCGGGGATAAGAATCCGCTACATATTGATCCAGAAATGGCTAAAATGGGTGGATTCGATGTGCCCATACTTCATGGGCTCTGTACATACGGAAATGTGGGTCGAGCTGTAATTGAAGCCTATACGGACAATAATCCCGAGAAATTCAAGAGCATTAAGGTTCGTTTCTCTAAACCAGTATTCCCTGGCGAAACCATTGTTGTTCAGATGTGGAAAGAGTCGAATACAGAAATCATCTGTAAGGCAAAGGCTAAAGAGAGGGATATTGATGTTATTACTAATGCAAAGGTAACCCTAACTGGTTAGTCTTTTTTGTAATGGTGGTGAAGGAAGAGGCATAACCCATTGGGAATAGCCTCGTTTTATGCTTCCCAATGGGTTGCTGTGAAATGATTGTGCCCTAGGGAGAAGAAAAATCTCACCCCAAGGGGGAGAAATTAGAATCTATTTCAGTAGGTATCTTTAAACACTTAAATTCAGTATTCTCGTGGGATTTTTTATATCCCACCTCCCTGCTGAAATAGATTTTGAAAATTATTGCAATGGAAGGTTTAACAGTCACAAGGTTGCACATGCAGGGGGGAACATAGAAATAGACTCTGGTTAGCCCTTTGTATATCTCTATCTTGTAATTTGAAGATATAATTTGTCTAAGCTCCCTTTCTCATTTATGTAAAGAAACATACCTTTGCCAATGGATAATAGATCATTAGAAATGACTTTATCGCTCAATGGGGTGTTGAGATATAATTTAAACCCCAACCAGAAAATACATAATAATGCATATTGGATATCATTGTTATAATATTAGTATTTCCCTCTATGTATGAAAAAGTCTGGATAAATAATCTCTCTCTTAATCTTTATTAAATCACACATAAGCCTGTTTTATGTATTATCAATTTTTTTCAAATAGGGAGTATAGCTTTAATGCACATTTCAGCAAAAATTATTGATTCTATTGAGAGGTCTTCATGGATCAGGAGGATGTTTGAGCAGGGTGTTAAGTTAAAATTGAGGCTTGGCGAAGAGGGAGTTTTCGACTTCAGTCTGGGGAATCCGGATTTGAATCCCCCAGAAGAGTTTTACAGTGTGTTAAGGGGTATAATAGAAGATCAGAGTCCTGGTGTTCATGGGTACATGCCAAATGCTGGATTCCCTGATTCCCGTGAGTCGATTGCTAAAAGGGTATCCCTGGACCATGAGATCCATATTGATGGGGAGCATGTTATTATCACCTGTGGCGCAGCTGGTGGATTGAATATTATTTTAAAGACGATCCTAAATCCAGGTGAGGAGGTTATTGTTCCGAAACCATATTTTGCTGAGTATGGGTTTTATATTGATAATCATCAGGGCAGGATGATCCTCGTTGATACTGAGGAGGATTTTTCCCTCAATATTGAAAAAATTGATAAATCCATAACCAACAAAACAAAAGCAATACTTATCAATTCACCAAACAATCCCACTGGGATTGTATATTCCGAGGATGAGATAAGAGAACTCTCAGGATTATTGGAGAGTTATGCCAGGAAGAATAGAATAATCTATCTTATTTCCGATGAGCCCTATAGAGAGATTGTGTATGATGGCATCAAAGTGCCAAGCATTTTGAAGCAATATGCTCACTCAATTGTTGTATCATCCTTCTCAAAAACATTCTCTATTCCAGGCGAGAGGATCGGATACATCGCTGTAAATCCTTCAAGCGTTGAGTGTGATATGCTTATGTCAGGTCTCATCCTCAGTAACAGGATTCTTGGGTTTGTTAATGCCCCGGCTCTTATGCAGAGGGTTGTTGTACAGATCTGTGATCTCTCGATTGATGTTGATGTTTACAAAAGTAGAAGGGAGCTACTGGTGAACGGGCTGCAAGAGGCGGGATATGAGTTTACAAAACCTGGAGGGACATTCTACCTATTTTGCAGATCGCCAATTAGTGATGATATTAAATTCGTTGAGCATCTGCAGAAGTATAATATTCTTGTGGTTCCTGGAAGCGGATTTGGTGGTCCTGGCTATTTCCGGATATCCTTTTGTGTCTCTGAGGAGGTGATCCGTAGGGCTCTCCCGAAATTTAAGGAGGCCATTGATTCAATAAGGCGATAAAGTATTATGAAAGGGATATTAAAAATAGTAGACACAGCTCTTAGGCTTTACCTGATCGCAATACCCTCTCTTCCAGTTTTTGCCTTTTCTTCAAATTCCGAAAACATATCTCAAGAGGAGATTCAGAAGAACATTCATTATCTACTTCGTGAATACAGGCAAATCCTTCAGAAGAAGGATTGGAAGGTTGTAATAGAGACTAATCAACTGAGAGCCTATTATTATAATTATAAATACAGAGAGATCAGAGCACAAATTGAAGTAGCAGAGGAAACAGACCAGATTAAATTTGTTATATCCCTTGCTAATGGGGGTCAGCACTGGCAAAGGAATTTTATTATCAAAGAGAAACTCCCACTGGATAATGCTTATGCCAGGAATATGATGCTAGCCTTCATGTTGAATCCATTATTTTCAGAGGACAGGTCCCAGGTTAATAACCAGATATTTTTTTCACATGTGGCCATAGGATACAACAGAACCCATGATAATAGAGAGTTTTATCCTCAATGGAAAGAGGGTAGCATATATTTTGCAGGAGAACTGCAATACGATCCTTCAATAAACACCAAGGAGAGGGATATCCCCTTGTCAATAGGGGATTATATGTCATTTGACTTTTATGTTGCCTATGATTCACAGATTAGGGAGAATTATTCAAATATTGACATTCTCTTATTTGGCAAGCATAAATACGGAATTTCTGATTCCAGCAGTACTAGATCCCTTCATGGCTTTTTCAATGGTATAGAGTATTTCCGACCGAGTTTCAGGGACTCAACAATGCATTGGGATCACCAAATATACAAAAAACAGCCCCACATTCAGTTCTTCCTGTATAGAGTCCTCTCGTGGGGATTTATTAGGTCCACAACTGGACAAGGTATATATACAACATCATTTATGGCTGGAATTGGTCCTTCAATAAATTCTTCTCTCACTGCCACAGGTATCTCAAGAGCAGAAGAGGATAATCTCAGTCACATCTTTAAATCATACCCAGTATATCGAAGACAAAATTTTTATTACAGTGTAGCATTACCCCTGTCTGTTTCATTCTTGGTTGATAAAATCCACAACCTAAGGTTACAAACCGGATATAACTGGTATCTATTTTATGCTATAGAGAATGAGAGAGCCTATGAAATGCTAAATATGCTAAAATTATCTGTTGGTTACTATTTATTGGATAATCTTTTATTTGACATAAATTATGAATTCTGGAATATAAACAGCAGAGTAGCAAGTGACACAAAACAGCATCAATGGAATAGGATAGTGCTTGAAATAGAATATCTCTTATGATGTTTTATACATCTTAGTATAAACCAAAAGCAATGACTAATTTAAAGAGAATAATGAAATCCTGGGAAATAATATGCATTGTTTGCATAATATGTGTATTGATATCCGATATCCTCTACTCCAAGGGTAATCATAACTATAATAGTAGGATAAATCTGATTGATATGGATATAAATTCTCCTGTATTGAAACTAATGCAAAATACGGGATTATTCAATTACCATAGCGCTGATGTAAACTATTTATCAGATAGGTATAAATTATTCGACTCTAATGATCAGATAAGCATCATAAGCAATTCAAAAAATTACGAAGGGGCGGATTATATCGCCTTTGATATATACTCCAAGGATAATCAAAATCAACAATTTAGGCTTAACTGGGACATAAGGAATGATATTGAATCGAACTCACTCAGGGATGAGTCAATGAAGAAGATTATGAATTTTGTTATGTCCACACGTGGAAGAGATATAAATGAAGTGATTCTTAATGACACTATATATTCTAAAGAGATTAAGAATTTCAATTTAGCCTTTTATGATGATGAAGGTGGGAGTCATACAAGTAACTATTCCATTACTTTCGAATCAAGTCCATCATTTCAATATCGGTTTTTAAGAACCAGTGTGGAGATTATATTTTTGAATGGCCTCGGTGTTGCAAACTATTGGATAAACAAACATGAAAATGAGGTTGATTGGGAATACGGATATAGCTGGAAAGAACAGAAACGGAAGGTGGAAGAGGGATGGTCCTTGGATACAAACAATTTTCGGACGAATACGGTCTATCATATCTATTCTGGGGCAGTCTATTATCAAGCCGCTAGAAGTAATGGTTTCGGTTATTCAGCATCAACAGCATTTGCCTTTGCAGGAAGTTTGATGTGGGAATATTTTGGTGAGTTTCATGAACAGGCTTCTGCTAATGATATGATATTCACAACTATGGGGGGCGCAATCCTTGGAGAGGCTTTAAGAAATGCCAGTATCTATGTTGAAAGAAGGTTTAAAGTGGGTCTCTTTGGTAATATATTTGCCTTTCTGCTTGATCCCCTCAGGATTATTAATAAATACATTGATTCCAAGATGGGAGATGACTATAATTTTAATGTTACCTTCTCCAACCCTGCTCAAACCATCCTAGGAAGAAATATTGATGATATTGTAACATCCAAAGATGGGAGGTAAAACATCAAGCTCTTTTGCTGCCCTATTACTAAGGATCAAGCGAGAAGGCCTTCACTCTCAAGTGTTTGAGCCACATCTTTCATATTGAGTTCATTTAGCTTGGCCTTTGTTTGGAGACCTGTGGATACATCCCAACCCCTGATATCATAATATTCGTCCATCATCTTCTTAAATGCCTCTCTATCAACAACCATACCCCTTCTTGAAAAGGGTTCTCCATCCTTTCCAGG from Spirochaetota bacterium harbors:
- a CDS encoding DUF3943 domain-containing protein — protein: MDINSPVLKLMQNTGLFNYHSADVNYLSDRYKLFDSNDQISIISNSKNYEGADYIAFDIYSKDNQNQQFRLNWDIRNDIESNSLRDESMKKIMNFVMSTRGRDINEVILNDTIYSKEIKNFNLAFYDDEGGSHTSNYSITFESSPSFQYRFLRTSVEIIFLNGLGVANYWINKHENEVDWEYGYSWKEQKRKVEEGWSLDTNNFRTNTVYHIYSGAVYYQAARSNGFGYSASTAFAFAGSLMWEYFGEFHEQASANDMIFTTMGGAILGEALRNASIYVERRFKVGLFGNIFAFLLDPLRIINKYIDSKMGDDYNFNVTFSNPAQTILGRNIDDIVTSKDGR
- a CDS encoding pyridoxal phosphate-dependent aminotransferase; the encoded protein is MHISAKIIDSIERSSWIRRMFEQGVKLKLRLGEEGVFDFSLGNPDLNPPEEFYSVLRGIIEDQSPGVHGYMPNAGFPDSRESIAKRVSLDHEIHIDGEHVIITCGAAGGLNIILKTILNPGEEVIVPKPYFAEYGFYIDNHQGRMILVDTEEDFSLNIEKIDKSITNKTKAILINSPNNPTGIVYSEDEIRELSGLLESYARKNRIIYLISDEPYREIVYDGIKVPSILKQYAHSIVVSSFSKTFSIPGERIGYIAVNPSSVECDMLMSGLILSNRILGFVNAPALMQRVVVQICDLSIDVDVYKSRRELLVNGLQEAGYEFTKPGGTFYLFCRSPISDDIKFVEHLQKYNILVVPGSGFGGPGYFRISFCVSEEVIRRALPKFKEAIDSIRR
- a CDS encoding MaoC/PaaZ C-terminal domain-containing protein; this translates as MPIDREKALGAELEGGEFTWDADRLILYALGVGIGVNQNQVDPKKVLQYTYENGLKALPTFGVVPVFGAIGNLISLPGLDINLMMLLHGEQYTEIVKSPLPINAKVISSGKVTGIYDKVKGALLVMDVDSKDADTGEIMIKNTFSAYIRGEGGFGKPDDPKAPEPGNEPPDREPDKVIEYPTMTHQAILYRLSGDKNPLHIDPEMAKMGGFDVPILHGLCTYGNVGRAVIEAYTDNNPEKFKSIKVRFSKPVFPGETIVVQMWKESNTEIICKAKAKERDIDVITNAKVTLTG